In one window of Pleomorphomonas sp. T1.2MG-36 DNA:
- the hisA gene encoding 1-(5-phosphoribosyl)-5-[(5-phosphoribosylamino)methylideneamino]imidazole-4-carboxamide isomerase has product MILYPAIDLKDGACVRLKLGDMNAATVYNSDPAAQARAFHDIGFPWLHVVDLNGAFAGRSVNGAAVDAILEAVAPGMRVQLGGGIRDMAAIEAWLGKGISRVILGTVALRDPDLVKAAAKAFPGRVVVGIDARGGKVAVEGWAESAELTATELARRFEDAGVAAIVYTDIDRDGVLKGLNLPATLALARAVSIPVIASGGLASMDDIEALCQPEAAVLDGAITGRALYDGRLDPRAALDRLANIRPIGAPSGA; this is encoded by the coding sequence GTGATTCTCTATCCCGCCATCGACCTCAAGGACGGTGCCTGCGTTCGCCTGAAGCTCGGCGACATGAATGCCGCCACCGTCTACAATTCCGATCCGGCCGCCCAGGCGCGTGCCTTCCACGACATCGGCTTTCCGTGGCTGCATGTCGTCGATCTCAACGGTGCCTTTGCCGGCCGCTCGGTCAACGGCGCGGCGGTCGATGCCATCCTTGAGGCGGTGGCGCCGGGCATGCGAGTCCAGCTTGGCGGTGGCATCCGCGACATGGCCGCCATCGAAGCCTGGCTCGGCAAGGGCATCTCCCGTGTCATTCTCGGCACGGTGGCCCTGCGCGATCCGGATCTGGTGAAGGCGGCGGCGAAGGCCTTTCCCGGCCGCGTGGTGGTCGGCATCGACGCGCGCGGCGGCAAGGTCGCCGTCGAGGGATGGGCGGAAAGCGCCGAGTTGACCGCCACCGAACTGGCCCGTCGTTTCGAGGATGCCGGCGTCGCCGCCATCGTCTACACAGACATCGATCGCGACGGCGTGTTGAAGGGGTTGAATCTTCCCGCGACCCTGGCGCTTGCCCGCGCCGTCTCGATCCCGGTGATCGCCTCGGGCGGCCTGGCCTCCATGGACGACATCGAGGCGCTCTGCCAGCCGGAGGCGGCGGTGCTCGACGGTGCCATCACGGGCCGGGCGCTCTACGACGGGCGTCTCGATCCGCGTGCCGCGCTCGACCGGCTGGCCAACATCCGCCCGATTGGGGCACCTTCCGGTGCGTGA
- a CDS encoding ferredoxin--NADP reductase translates to MNAFTSTVATSADGAQAFPIPDNVFAETVTEVRHYTDRLFRFRTTRPASFRFRSGEFVMIGLPNAERPVFRAYSVASPAWDDELEFFSIKVPGGPLTEYLQKVKVGDTILMRKKPTGTLVIDALLPGKRLYLLSTGTGVAPFASLIRDPEVYEKFDEVILVQTCREVAELDYARELYDEVANHEFLGELAAGKLRLYDSATREPHPRQGRVTDLIDSGKLFSDLGVPPFDPATDRAMICGSMAMIKDTKDRLEHFGLVEGANNAPNTFVVERAFVG, encoded by the coding sequence TTGAACGCCTTCACGTCGACCGTTGCGACCAGCGCCGATGGCGCACAGGCCTTCCCCATTCCCGACAACGTCTTTGCCGAGACGGTCACGGAAGTACGCCACTACACCGACCGTCTGTTCCGCTTCCGCACCACGCGTCCGGCCAGCTTCCGCTTCCGCTCCGGCGAGTTCGTGATGATCGGCCTCCCCAACGCCGAGCGGCCGGTGTTCCGCGCCTATTCGGTCGCGAGTCCGGCCTGGGACGACGAACTCGAATTCTTCTCGATCAAGGTACCAGGCGGTCCGCTCACGGAATACCTGCAGAAGGTCAAGGTCGGCGACACCATCCTGATGCGCAAGAAGCCGACGGGAACACTGGTCATCGACGCGCTCTTGCCCGGAAAGCGGCTCTATCTCCTGTCGACCGGCACAGGCGTCGCTCCCTTCGCCAGCCTCATCCGCGATCCCGAGGTCTACGAGAAGTTCGACGAGGTGATTCTTGTCCAGACCTGCCGCGAGGTGGCCGAACTCGACTATGCCCGCGAGCTCTACGACGAAGTGGCCAACCACGAGTTCCTCGGTGAGCTCGCCGCCGGCAAGCTTCGCCTCTACGACTCGGCGACGCGCGAACCCCATCCGCGACAGGGCCGCGTCACCGACCTGATCGATTCCGGCAAGCTGTTCTCCGATCTCGGCGTTCCGCCCTTCGATCCAGCGACCGATCGCGCAATGATCTGCGGATCGATGGCGATGATCAAGGATACCAAGGATCGTCTTGAGCATTTCGGCCTCGTCGAGGGTGCCAACAATGCCCCGAACACCTTTGTCGTCGAGCGCGCCTTCGTCGGCTGA
- a CDS encoding methyl-accepting chemotaxis protein — translation MRNFFARVSVRCYSIVAFVLLGLGFMAGYGLWQLSAEIRAGRLEQLQAVVDSAAAMVAAEAERVSAGETDEKTAAKIVADTMSSMRFNTSDYVFIIDDQGLMLAHPDPKLRGNDIAYTRRGPDGRAVIQEMVALARKEGAASMTYDWTNAQTGASEPKAAIVRHVDAFGGVTVAATTVVADINAQIRSAAGRYSGLAAILTLALTAVVVLIARSISQPITGIQTALKAVGDGDYRFQIDTSAHGELGAMALTLSQLRDSLLRGEEDRAASERLREEMQTQVTSNRLLLADDFEKSIGEMTRAFVASSDSLLGSARQLSQAADAGIANARTVADAADESVRNVETVAAATTQLAASVEEIARQVAESNKVVGLATEEVTRTEVDIKALSDSAAKIGEVVALINSIAEQTNLLALNATIEAARAGEAGKGFAVVASEVKQLASQTARATEDISARVAGIQKATGDTVQSIGRIVETIDSIRSISAAIAGAVEEQSVTTQEIAGNTQLAADGSATVTQNIHALSGNVGTTAEASRTLETLSGDLAGRSERLKQDVAGFIAMLKSA, via the coding sequence ATGCGGAACTTTTTCGCCCGCGTATCGGTACGCTGCTACTCCATCGTCGCCTTCGTCTTGCTCGGGTTGGGATTCATGGCCGGCTATGGCCTTTGGCAGTTGTCAGCGGAGATCAGGGCCGGACGCCTCGAACAATTGCAGGCCGTCGTCGACAGCGCCGCCGCGATGGTGGCGGCCGAGGCGGAGCGCGTGTCCGCCGGAGAGACGGACGAGAAGACTGCGGCGAAGATCGTCGCCGACACCATGTCGAGCATGCGCTTCAACACGTCGGACTACGTGTTCATCATCGACGACCAGGGGCTGATGCTTGCCCATCCGGACCCCAAGTTGCGGGGCAACGATATCGCCTATACCCGCAGGGGGCCGGACGGCCGTGCCGTCATCCAGGAAATGGTCGCCCTGGCCCGCAAGGAAGGCGCGGCGTCGATGACCTACGACTGGACCAACGCCCAGACCGGGGCCAGTGAGCCGAAGGCGGCCATCGTCCGCCATGTCGACGCCTTCGGAGGGGTCACGGTCGCCGCGACGACGGTCGTCGCCGACATCAATGCACAGATCCGGTCCGCCGCCGGACGCTACTCGGGCCTGGCGGCGATACTGACCCTGGCGCTGACCGCCGTCGTCGTGCTGATCGCCCGGTCGATCAGCCAGCCGATCACCGGCATCCAGACCGCCCTCAAGGCGGTCGGCGACGGCGACTATCGCTTCCAGATCGATACCAGCGCCCATGGCGAACTCGGCGCGATGGCACTGACGCTGAGCCAACTGAGGGACAGCCTCTTGCGCGGCGAGGAAGATCGCGCCGCCAGCGAGCGCTTGCGCGAGGAGATGCAGACCCAGGTCACCAGCAACCGGCTTCTGCTTGCCGACGATTTCGAGAAGTCGATCGGCGAGATGACGCGCGCCTTCGTCGCATCGTCCGACAGCCTGCTCGGCTCGGCGCGCCAGTTGTCGCAGGCCGCAGACGCGGGCATCGCCAACGCCCGTACGGTGGCCGATGCAGCCGACGAGTCGGTCCGCAACGTCGAGACCGTCGCGGCGGCCACCACGCAGCTTGCCGCGTCCGTCGAGGAAATCGCACGACAGGTTGCCGAATCCAACAAGGTGGTCGGTCTCGCCACGGAAGAGGTCACCCGCACCGAGGTCGACATCAAAGCCTTGTCGGACTCGGCGGCCAAGATCGGTGAGGTGGTGGCGCTGATCAACTCGATCGCGGAGCAGACCAACCTGCTGGCCCTCAATGCCACAATCGAGGCGGCGCGCGCCGGCGAAGCGGGAAAGGGCTTCGCCGTGGTGGCGAGCGAGGTCAAGCAGCTCGCCTCGCAGACGGCGCGGGCGACCGAGGACATTTCCGCCCGCGTTGCCGGCATCCAGAAGGCGACCGGCGACACCGTGCAATCGATCGGCCGCATTGTCGAGACCATCGACTCCATCCGCAGCATATCCGCGGCGATCGCCGGCGCCGTCGAAGAGCAAAGCGTCACCACACAGGAAATCGCCGGCAACACGCAGCTTGCCGCCGACGGATCGGCAACGGTGACGCAGAACATCCACGCGCTGTCCGGAAACGTCGGGACCACCGCCGAAGCGTCGCGGACCCTCGAAACCCTGTCGGGAGATCTTGCCGGCCGATCCGAACGCCTGAAGCAGGACGTCGCCGGCTTCATCGCCATGCTGAAGTCCGCCTGA
- a CDS encoding 2-oxoacid:acceptor oxidoreductase family protein: MSAKYPGLPTVINGNGAVAHVMGHVCGGVIGYPITPSTEISEIYESFRAGGGCNVWGRHPFFYEPEGEHSAQSGALGAALTGGKFISNASSSQGILYGLESHYVTVGKKAGGFVLQVAARVVSKHSLNVMAGHDDVYSLLPTGYTILFGANPQEAADLAAISYKVSALSLVPVANSMDGFATSHMLSEAKMPEPAMLKEFLGDPTGRIKCPTVAQEILFGAKGRAYQLRQWLVRKKDTFVAADATSLKAYIDANEEAIEADNEGKLIEAAAKWVPAELKGQFKRQWLNAWEKGTRQLVPALVDIHNPGLTGGVQNQPDFQSGAADHRTHFVVDVPKFVKQAMDEYGELTGRHYSPVMTYKTEDADYVMIGLGSVTDDVEAVVDYLRSKGRKVGSIAIKLLQPFPEAELIAAIAGKKAVTVLERSDDTALTGFVTQALFKARENADGGRHEGIPAIDKLPKVTTAIFGLGGHDLQSRHIVAAFDNMEAARNNPFVYLGSQFFSKNPNARMSEVQAKLKAAYPQTEFMALETGENPRLLPDDAFRVRFHSVGGYGTIATGKLLTDILAGALGLYSKAAPKYGSEKSGAPTNYYITLSPEPVKITNAEIEDVEIVISPDHKVFAHSNPLRGLAKGGTFILQTSKSPLEAWLDMPASARKTIRDKEIKFLVVDAFAVASKNAPSPELATRMMGIAFIGALCGHEKRITAGADRAAILEKVRQQISKKFGAKGDAVVAGNMAVIAEGAEATHEVAYNDPAFKAAEADAPVTQARSVAVSASMCSLDISSPAGIFDNEYYEDMLAGPFKDGTIGESPVLPGTGMFMPAGSAAMKDKGLFRRQVPVFDAEKCTACLECTLVCPDAAMPSTVHEIDDLVATAARQIDVSEARRAELVAKAPAIATAIREVYKAQPKARAFHEIFAQVAPGIAAGNASLALDFDKMTTVLANFPVARTRLFFDQAEKKVPGSGALYSVGLDPWKCSGCLECTTVCGSDALVQTEQDDALLETLQARFEFLTKTANTPSRFTEQLTGANAKRLILDRDNYYAMTGGHGGCRGCGEVTALRLIMAANNALQGRARKEHIAEVEALIAKIETKLSTLTDEGRIARLKSSLETINHHLFLLESGPTGEGPAAAVIANSTGCSSVYSSTFPYNPYRDPWVNSLFQDAPALAKGIYEGIAADVLVNFRAMRVAELELDDKYEPAVHDKAFRTFAWEDFTETELGRLPTVFSIGGDGATYDIGFGALSRLLSTKTPIKVIVVNTGVYSNTGGQASTSSLIGQDSDLARYGAAHAGKTDNRKELGLIAAFHPAVMVVQTATSIQGHFLKNVLSALSRTTSPAIIDVYTPCQGEQGIGDDVSSEHARLAVESRTSPVYVHNPDGGSVLKERFSLDGNPDVEQDWTTLVLTYKDADGNEQTKEVPLTPAHFAHQEGRFKKQFTGKPLADDVNNAVSIDEFIDLSEEERVGKIPFIWEVKKGKLIRFPVPAQIVRLVEERRRFWRTLQNLAGIDAAKLDEAHQAELDALQSRYDEAVAEIEALKGAASSAAE; this comes from the coding sequence ATGAGCGCGAAATATCCAGGTCTTCCCACGGTCATCAACGGCAACGGCGCCGTTGCCCATGTCATGGGCCACGTATGCGGCGGCGTCATCGGCTACCCGATCACGCCCTCGACCGAAATTTCCGAAATCTATGAGAGCTTCCGCGCTGGCGGCGGCTGCAACGTCTGGGGCCGCCACCCCTTCTTCTACGAGCCGGAAGGTGAGCATTCGGCCCAGTCGGGCGCCCTCGGCGCGGCGCTGACCGGTGGCAAGTTCATCTCCAACGCCTCGTCCTCGCAGGGCATCCTCTACGGCCTCGAGTCGCATTACGTGACCGTCGGCAAGAAGGCCGGCGGCTTCGTGCTGCAGGTGGCCGCCCGCGTGGTGTCGAAGCATTCGCTCAACGTCATGGCCGGCCATGACGACGTCTACTCGCTGCTGCCCACCGGCTACACCATCCTGTTCGGCGCCAACCCGCAGGAAGCGGCCGATCTCGCCGCCATCTCCTACAAGGTGTCCGCGCTGTCGCTGGTGCCGGTCGCCAACTCGATGGACGGCTTTGCGACCTCGCACATGCTGTCGGAAGCCAAGATGCCGGAACCGGCGATGCTGAAGGAATTCCTCGGCGATCCCACCGGCCGCATCAAGTGCCCGACCGTCGCCCAGGAAATCCTGTTCGGCGCCAAGGGCCGCGCCTACCAGCTGCGTCAGTGGCTGGTGCGCAAGAAGGACACCTTCGTCGCCGCCGACGCCACCTCGCTCAAGGCCTACATTGACGCCAACGAAGAGGCCATCGAGGCCGACAACGAGGGCAAGCTGATCGAAGCCGCCGCCAAGTGGGTTCCGGCCGAGCTCAAGGGCCAGTTCAAGCGCCAGTGGCTGAACGCCTGGGAAAAGGGCACCCGCCAGCTCGTCCCGGCGCTGGTCGACATCCACAACCCCGGCCTGACCGGTGGCGTGCAGAACCAGCCCGATTTCCAGTCCGGTGCCGCCGACCATCGCACCCACTTCGTCGTGGACGTGCCGAAGTTCGTCAAGCAGGCCATGGACGAGTACGGTGAGCTGACCGGCCGCCACTATTCGCCGGTCATGACCTACAAGACCGAAGACGCCGACTACGTCATGATCGGCCTCGGCTCGGTCACCGACGACGTCGAAGCCGTTGTCGACTATCTGCGTTCGAAGGGCCGCAAGGTCGGTTCGATCGCCATCAAGCTGCTGCAGCCGTTCCCGGAAGCCGAGCTGATCGCTGCCATCGCCGGCAAGAAGGCCGTCACGGTGCTCGAGCGCTCGGACGACACCGCCCTGACCGGCTTCGTCACGCAGGCCCTGTTCAAGGCCCGCGAGAACGCCGACGGCGGCCGTCACGAGGGCATCCCCGCCATCGACAAGCTGCCCAAGGTCACCACGGCCATCTTCGGCCTCGGCGGTCATGACCTGCAGTCGCGTCACATCGTCGCCGCCTTCGACAACATGGAAGCGGCCCGCAACAACCCGTTCGTCTACCTCGGCTCGCAGTTCTTCTCGAAGAACCCGAATGCCCGCATGAGCGAAGTCCAGGCCAAGCTCAAGGCTGCCTATCCGCAGACCGAGTTCATGGCGCTGGAGACGGGCGAGAACCCCCGCCTGCTGCCTGACGATGCCTTCCGCGTCCGCTTCCACTCGGTGGGCGGTTACGGCACCATCGCCACCGGCAAGCTCCTGACCGATATCCTGGCCGGCGCCCTCGGCCTCTACTCCAAGGCCGCCCCCAAGTACGGCTCGGAGAAGTCCGGCGCGCCCACCAACTACTACATCACCCTGTCTCCGGAGCCGGTGAAGATCACCAACGCCGAGATCGAGGACGTCGAGATCGTCATCTCGCCGGACCACAAGGTCTTCGCGCACTCCAACCCGCTGCGCGGTCTCGCCAAGGGTGGCACGTTCATCCTGCAGACGTCGAAGTCGCCGCTTGAAGCCTGGCTCGACATGCCGGCTTCGGCCCGCAAGACGATCCGCGACAAGGAGATCAAGTTCCTGGTGGTCGACGCCTTCGCCGTCGCCAGCAAGAACGCTCCGTCGCCGGAACTCGCCACCCGCATGATGGGCATCGCCTTCATCGGCGCGCTCTGCGGCCATGAGAAGCGGATCACCGCCGGTGCCGACCGCGCCGCCATCCTGGAGAAGGTGCGTCAGCAGATCTCCAAGAAGTTCGGCGCCAAGGGTGACGCCGTCGTTGCCGGCAACATGGCGGTCATCGCCGAGGGTGCCGAGGCAACCCACGAAGTCGCCTACAACGACCCGGCCTTCAAGGCTGCCGAGGCCGACGCCCCGGTGACCCAGGCTCGTTCGGTGGCGGTCTCCGCCTCGATGTGCAGCCTCGACATCAGCTCGCCGGCCGGCATCTTCGACAACGAGTACTACGAGGACATGCTCGCCGGTCCGTTCAAGGATGGCACCATCGGCGAATCGCCGGTTCTGCCGGGCACCGGCATGTTCATGCCGGCCGGTTCCGCCGCCATGAAGGACAAGGGCCTCTTCCGCCGGCAGGTGCCGGTGTTCGATGCCGAGAAGTGCACGGCCTGCCTTGAGTGCACGCTGGTCTGCCCCGACGCCGCCATGCCGTCGACGGTGCATGAGATCGACGATCTTGTTGCCACCGCCGCTCGTCAGATCGACGTTTCGGAAGCCCGCCGCGCCGAGCTCGTCGCCAAGGCTCCGGCCATCGCCACTGCCATCCGCGAAGTCTACAAGGCTCAGCCGAAGGCCCGCGCCTTCCATGAGATCTTCGCCCAGGTGGCGCCCGGCATCGCCGCCGGCAACGCGTCGCTCGCTCTCGACTTCGACAAGATGACGACGGTTCTCGCCAACTTCCCGGTTGCGCGCACCCGTCTGTTCTTCGATCAGGCCGAGAAGAAGGTGCCCGGTTCCGGTGCTCTCTACTCGGTCGGCCTCGACCCGTGGAAGTGCTCGGGCTGTCTCGAATGCACCACCGTCTGTGGTTCCGACGCTCTGGTTCAGACCGAGCAGGACGACGCGCTCCTCGAGACGCTGCAGGCTCGCTTCGAGTTCCTGACCAAGACGGCCAACACCCCGTCTCGCTTCACCGAGCAGCTGACTGGCGCCAACGCCAAGCGCCTCATCCTCGACCGTGACAACTACTATGCCATGACCGGTGGTCACGGCGGTTGCCGCGGCTGCGGCGAGGTGACGGCGTTGCGCCTGATCATGGCGGCGAACAATGCTCTCCAGGGCCGCGCCCGCAAGGAGCACATCGCCGAGGTCGAGGCGCTGATCGCCAAGATCGAGACCAAGCTGTCGACGCTGACCGACGAGGGTCGTATCGCCCGTCTGAAGTCGTCGCTTGAGACGATCAATCACCACCTCTTCCTGCTGGAGAGCGGTCCGACGGGCGAAGGCCCGGCTGCCGCGGTGATTGCCAACTCGACCGGCTGTTCGAGCGTGTACTCCTCGACCTTCCCGTACAACCCCTACCGCGATCCGTGGGTGAACAGCCTGTTCCAGGATGCCCCCGCGCTCGCCAAGGGCATCTACGAAGGTATCGCGGCCGACGTGCTGGTGAACTTCAGGGCCATGCGCGTCGCCGAGCTGGAGCTCGACGACAAGTATGAGCCGGCGGTTCACGACAAGGCCTTCCGGACCTTTGCCTGGGAAGACTTCACCGAGACCGAACTCGGCCGCCTGCCGACCGTGTTCTCGATCGGCGGCGACGGCGCCACCTACGACATCGGCTTCGGCGCGCTGTCGCGGTTGCTGTCGACCAAGACGCCGATCAAGGTGATCGTGGTCAACACCGGCGTGTACTCCAACACCGGTGGTCAGGCCTCGACCTCCTCGCTGATCGGTCAGGACTCCGACCTCGCCCGCTATGGCGCGGCGCATGCCGGCAAGACCGACAACCGCAAGGAACTCGGCCTGATCGCCGCCTTCCACCCGGCGGTGATGGTGGTGCAGACCGCCACCTCCATCCAGGGGCACTTCCTGAAGAACGTCCTCTCCGCCCTGTCGCGGACGACGTCTCCGGCCATCATCGACGTCTACACGCCTTGCCAGGGCGAGCAGGGCATCGGTGACGACGTGTCGAGCGAGCATGCCCGCCTCGCCGTCGAGAGCCGCACCAGCCCGGTCTACGTCCACAATCCGGACGGCGGCTCGGTGCTGAAGGAGCGCTTCTCGCTGGACGGCAACCCCGACGTCGAGCAGGACTGGACGACCCTCGTCCTGACCTACAAGGACGCCGACGGCAACGAGCAGACGAAGGAAGTGCCGCTGACCCCGGCTCACTTCGCTCACCAGGAAGGCCGCTTCAAGAAGCAGTTCACCGGCAAGCCGCTTGCCGATGACGTCAACAATGCCGTGTCGATCGACGAGTTCATCGACCTCAGCGAAGAAGAGCGGGTCGGCAAGATCCCGTTCATCTGGGAAGTCAAGAAGGGCAAGCTCATCCGCTTCCCGGTTCCGGCCCAGATCGTTCGCCTGGTCGAGGAACGCCGCCGCTTCTGGCGCACCCTGCAGAACCTGGCCGGCATCGACGCCGCCAAGCTCGACGAGGCCCATCAGGCCGAACTCGACGCCCTGCAGAGCCGCTACGACGAGGCCGTTGCCGAGATCGAAGCGCTGAAGGGTGCTGCGAGCAGCGCCGCCGAGTAA
- a CDS encoding FeoA family protein gives MGLSIETMKPGDSARVTGLVAGDRGYRQRLLAMGLTPGAVLEVRRKAPLGDPVEISVRNFTLTLRKSEAAILELEAV, from the coding sequence ATGGGCCTTTCGATCGAGACGATGAAGCCGGGTGACAGTGCCCGCGTCACTGGCCTGGTGGCCGGCGATCGTGGCTACCGGCAGCGCCTGCTCGCCATGGGCCTTACCCCTGGCGCGGTGCTGGAAGTCCGGCGTAAGGCACCGCTCGGCGACCCGGTTGAAATTTCCGTTCGCAATTTCACGCTGACCCTTCGCAAATCCGAAGCGGCCATCCTGGAGCTGGAGGCCGTATGA
- the feoB gene encoding Fe(2+) transporter permease subunit FeoB has product MMVTGKPLVVAVVGNPNCGKSTLFNALTGATQKVGNWPGVTVEKRVGRFLLEDQPVDVVDLPGVYLIGSADAGSQDERVARDFVMSGEADLVLNIVDASNLERNLYLTTQLIELGVPMLVVLNMMDMAKADGVEIDIDELSKRLGCPVIPTIATRGLGRHEHAHHGHHHGHQGRRDALKSAIIEAARAGARPIARPEQDPAVVAAVAKLAPLVADAARDAKADPAWVALKLIEGDTLAETIAGPSLATDVANARAAIEAATGEDADIVIADGRYRFIGELMAGVFRRTQRLSASMSQMIDRVVLNRVLGVPIFLFAMYLMFLFTISVGGAFIDFFDQAFGAVFVDGLGGLLAALGTPPIVEAALVGFGSGIQTVSTFVPIIACLFLFLSFLEDSGYMARAAFVMDRAMRAIGLPGKSFVPLIVGFGCNVPAIMATRTLESRRDRIMTSLMAPFMSCGARLPVFALFAAAFFPVSGQNIVFGLYIVGLAFAVLTGLVLKSTLLDGEPTRFVMELPPYHIPTIRSVAVQAWQRLREFILRAGQVIVPIVMVLSFLSAIGTDGSVNRDNTRGSVLAVVSQELVPVFEPMGVTRDNWPAAVGLFTGIFAKEAVIGTLNALYEQVGTEGAAPAAAEGAATTEEAVGLGGKLLGALATIPENLGALGGSLVDPLGINVGYVDDSAAAAQELEVDGSVFGAMQSHFGGTAAAFSYMLLILLYTPCVAALGAMRHEIGGKWTAFAAVWTTAVGYLAAVSFYQAATFAAHPASSTRWLLMAAVIFAAGVAAMWMAGRARGRSLAAQPAE; this is encoded by the coding sequence ATGATGGTCACGGGAAAGCCTCTCGTTGTTGCCGTCGTCGGTAATCCCAACTGCGGCAAGTCCACCCTGTTCAATGCTCTGACGGGCGCGACGCAAAAGGTCGGCAACTGGCCGGGCGTTACCGTCGAAAAGCGTGTCGGCCGCTTTCTCCTCGAAGACCAGCCCGTCGACGTGGTCGACCTGCCGGGTGTCTACCTGATCGGCAGTGCCGATGCCGGTTCGCAGGATGAGCGCGTTGCGCGCGATTTCGTCATGTCCGGCGAGGCCGATCTCGTCCTCAACATCGTCGATGCGTCCAACCTGGAGCGCAATCTCTACCTCACCACACAGCTCATCGAGCTCGGCGTGCCCATGCTGGTCGTCCTCAACATGATGGACATGGCGAAGGCGGATGGCGTGGAGATCGACATCGACGAGCTGTCGAAGCGGCTCGGCTGCCCAGTCATTCCAACGATCGCAACGCGTGGGCTTGGTCGTCACGAACACGCCCACCACGGGCATCACCATGGCCATCAAGGTCGTCGTGACGCCCTCAAGTCGGCGATCATCGAGGCCGCCCGCGCTGGAGCGAGGCCGATTGCCCGCCCCGAACAGGATCCCGCCGTCGTCGCAGCCGTCGCGAAGCTAGCTCCGCTCGTCGCCGACGCCGCCCGTGACGCGAAGGCCGATCCCGCCTGGGTGGCGCTGAAGCTGATCGAAGGCGATACCCTCGCAGAGACCATAGCCGGGCCAAGCCTGGCTACCGATGTCGCCAACGCCCGTGCCGCCATCGAAGCGGCGACCGGCGAGGATGCCGACATCGTCATCGCCGACGGCCGCTATCGCTTCATCGGCGAGCTGATGGCCGGCGTCTTTCGGCGGACGCAGCGGTTGTCCGCTTCAATGTCGCAGATGATCGACCGCGTCGTCCTCAATCGTGTGCTGGGCGTCCCGATCTTCCTGTTCGCCATGTATCTGATGTTCCTGTTCACCATCTCGGTGGGCGGAGCCTTCATCGATTTCTTCGACCAGGCGTTCGGCGCCGTCTTCGTCGACGGCTTGGGCGGGCTGCTAGCCGCCCTCGGTACGCCTCCCATCGTCGAGGCGGCTCTGGTCGGCTTCGGTTCGGGCATCCAGACGGTGTCGACATTCGTGCCGATCATCGCCTGTCTGTTCCTGTTCCTGTCCTTCCTCGAGGACTCCGGCTACATGGCCCGCGCTGCTTTCGTCATGGACCGCGCCATGCGGGCCATCGGCCTGCCGGGCAAGTCCTTCGTGCCGCTGATCGTCGGCTTCGGCTGCAACGTGCCGGCCATCATGGCGACGCGAACCCTTGAGAGCCGCCGCGACCGCATCATGACGTCGCTGATGGCGCCCTTCATGTCCTGCGGTGCCCGCCTGCCGGTGTTCGCGCTGTTCGCGGCTGCCTTCTTCCCGGTGAGCGGCCAGAACATCGTGTTCGGCCTCTACATCGTTGGCCTCGCCTTCGCGGTGCTGACCGGCCTCGTCCTGAAGTCGACGCTGCTCGACGGCGAGCCGACCCGCTTCGTCATGGAGCTGCCGCCCTACCACATTCCCACCATCCGCTCCGTCGCCGTTCAGGCATGGCAGCGTCTGCGCGAGTTCATCCTCCGCGCCGGTCAGGTGATCGTCCCGATCGTCATGGTGCTGTCCTTCCTGTCGGCGATCGGCACCGATGGCAGCGTGAACCGCGACAACACCCGCGGCAGCGTGTTGGCAGTCGTCAGCCAGGAACTGGTTCCGGTGTTCGAGCCGATGGGTGTGACCCGCGACAACTGGCCGGCCGCGGTCGGCCTGTTCACCGGCATTTTCGCCAAGGAAGCGGTGATCGGCACGCTCAACGCCCTCTACGAGCAAGTCGGTACGGAAGGGGCGGCGCCCGCCGCTGCCGAAGGCGCTGCGACCACTGAGGAAGCGGTCGGTCTCGGCGGCAAGCTTCTCGGCGCGCTCGCGACCATCCCCGAAAACCTCGGGGCGCTTGGTGGCAGTCTCGTCGATCCGCTCGGGATCAATGTCGGCTACGTCGACGACAGTGCCGCCGCTGCCCAGGAACTGGAGGTCGACGGCTCGGTGTTTGGCGCCATGCAGTCCCATTTCGGTGGGACCGCCGCAGCCTTCTCCTACATGCTGCTGATCCTGCTCTATACGCCATGCGTCGCGGCGCTCGGTGCCATGCGTCACGAGATCGGTGGCAAGTGGACGGCCTTCGCGGCCGTCTGGACGACCGCCGTCGGCTATCTCGCCGCCGTGTCGTTCTATCAGGCGGCGACGTTTGCCGCCCATCCTGCCAGTTCCACCCGTTGGTTGCTGATGGCCGCCGTCATTTTTGCAGCCGGCGTTGCCGCCATGTGGATGGCCGGCCGGGCGCGCGGGCGTTCGCTCGCCGCGCAGCCCGCGGAGTGA
- a CDS encoding FeoC-like transcriptional regulator translates to MMTPSTVRDYLKERGNASLSDVAVHFDAGEDAVRAVLDLWVAKGKIRPLAAGAACSRAGSCGCSCKAEEIYEWVGDLRLAG, encoded by the coding sequence ATGATGACGCCCTCCACCGTCCGCGATTATCTCAAGGAGCGGGGCAACGCGTCCCTCTCCGACGTCGCCGTGCACTTCGATGCCGGCGAGGATGCCGTCCGCGCCGTGCTGGATCTCTGGGTCGCCAAGGGCAAGATACGTCCGCTGGCGGCCGGCGCCGCCTGTTCGAGAGCGGGTTCCTGCGGCTGCTCTTGCAAGGCCGAGGAGATCTACGAGTGGGTCGGAGACCTGAGGCTGGCCGGGTGA